One genomic region from Macellibacteroides fermentans encodes:
- the pyrB gene encoding aspartate carbamoyltransferase, which yields MKSKSLVSIDQCTKEDILRILDNARKFEDNPNRNLLEGKVAATLFFEPSTRTRLSFETAINRLGGKVIGFQDASTTSSSKGETLKDTILMVSNYADLIVMRHHLEGAAKYASEITDIPIINAGDGANQHPSQTMLDLYSIQKTQGKLTDLTITMVGDLKYGRTVHSLISGMSHFNPTFHFVAPDELRMPDEYKLFCDKHNIKYYEHTAFSEEVINETDILYMTRVQRERFTDLEEYQRVKNVYILKSQMLENSKDNLRVLHPLPRVNEIAYDVDDSPKAYYIQQARNGLFARQAIICEVLGITI from the coding sequence ATGAAAAGTAAAAGTTTAGTTTCGATCGATCAATGTACCAAGGAGGACATTCTTCGTATTCTGGATAATGCCAGAAAGTTTGAAGATAATCCAAATCGGAATTTGTTGGAAGGCAAAGTAGCGGCAACGCTCTTTTTTGAACCGTCCACCCGCACCCGTTTGAGTTTTGAAACCGCAATCAACCGTTTAGGCGGTAAAGTGATTGGTTTTCAGGATGCTTCAACTACCAGTTCTTCCAAGGGAGAAACCTTAAAGGATACCATCCTTATGGTTAGTAACTATGCAGATCTGATTGTAATGAGGCATCATCTTGAAGGAGCAGCGAAATATGCATCCGAAATTACAGATATTCCAATCATCAATGCCGGAGATGGAGCCAATCAACATCCCTCTCAAACCATGTTGGATTTATATTCCATACAGAAGACTCAAGGCAAACTTACCGATCTTACCATTACCATGGTGGGGGATCTTAAATACGGACGTACGGTACATTCTTTAATCAGCGGGATGTCGCATTTTAATCCTACTTTTCATTTTGTAGCACCAGACGAATTGCGAATGCCCGACGAGTATAAGTTGTTTTGCGACAAGCACAACATAAAGTATTATGAACACACCGCTTTCTCGGAAGAGGTTATCAACGAGACAGATATCTTGTATATGACACGTGTCCAACGCGAACGGTTTACAGACCTCGAAGAGTATCAGAGAGTGAAGAATGTATATATCCTGAAAAGTCAGATGCTGGAGAATAGCAAAGATAATTTGCGTGTTTTGCATCCGCTGCCACGGGTAAATGAAATTGCGTATGATGTAGACGATAGTCCTAAAGCCTATTACATACAGCAGGCACGAAATGGACTTTTTGCCCGTCAGGCCATTATTTGCGAAGTGTTAGGAATTACTATTTAA